The Chloroflexota bacterium genomic sequence CCGCGACCAGTTAGACCGCTATGGAGAGATAGACTACCTGGCAACCATCTGGAAAGAGTCCCTTGAGCAATTACCCTCAGATTCAGCGGTCATCTTGAATGCCGATGACCCTACACTTGCCTGGCTGGGACGCGAGCTCAAGGCCAAGGTGATTTACTACGGACTTGAGGATGAGCGGTGGGGACGATCCGTACTGGAGCATACGGCTGATTCAAAAATCTGTCTTCACTGCCGTACTGCTTTCGAGTATAAGCTCTCCTATTACAGTCATATGGGCAAATACCATTGCCCCAAGTGCGCCTGGACCCGCCCTCGGCCTCATATCCAGGCTGTACAGATAGAGATGTACGGAAGCGACAGAACTATTTGCCAGATTCGATACCCAGAAGGCGCACTCACCATAAACGTAAATGTGCCCGGCCTATATAATGTGTACAACGCCCTGGCTGCTTTCGGCTGTGGACTGGCCCTCTCTGTGCCCTCGACAGCCATCAAGGCGGGTATCGAATCATTCCACGCCGCTTTTGGCCGTATCGAGCGTCTTGTTGTTGACGGCCGAACGATCTTCCTGGCCCTGGTCAAAAATCCAGTCGGCTTCAACCAGGTCTTGCGCACCATCTTCGCCAATAATCTTACCAAGAAAACGCTCATCATCATCAATGATAATATCGCCGATGGTACCGATATATCCTGGCTCTGGGATGTGGACTTCGAGATGATGACAGATAAGGTCGCTCTGGCTATTATTTCCGGCACACGGGCTGAGGATATGGCTGTACGTTTGAAATACGCCTCTGTCGATCCATCTCGTTTCGTTTTAGAGCAGGATGTGGGGCGTGCCCTGCAAGAGGCACTCCAAAACCTGGAAGTAGGTGAAACGTTATACGTGCTGCCCACCTACACGGCTATGCTGGAGGTTAGAGAAGTCCTACAGCAGATGGGTTATGTAAAGCATTTCTGGCAGGACTAAATGCAACTGACAATCGGCCATCTCTATCCGGATATAATGAACATCTACGCTGATCGAGGCAACATCATTGCCCTTGTCCGCCGTGCCCAATGGCGTGGGCTAGCTATCGAGCTGCACAACCTATGCATCAGTGATACCCTAAACGGGCAGTCTTGGGACATCCTTTTCATCGGTGGCGGACAGGATAGAGAGCAGCTGATGATCTGCGATGACCTCCAGAAAATCAAGGGTCCATATATCCGTGAGGCCGTAGAAGCTGGAACCGTGCTCCTAAGCATCTGTGGGGGATACCAATTAATGGGCAAGTACTTTAGAACTAGTTCGGGATTGACCCTGCCCGGCATCGAACTCTTCGATGTCTGGACAGTTGCTGGCGACAAGCGGCGCATTGGAGACGTCATTGTTGAGTGCACCTTCAGCGGTGAGAAACGTACCCTTGTTGGCTTTGAAAACCACAGTGGTAAGACCTATCTCGGTTCGGGGGCTCGCCCGCTCGGCCGCATTTTGTTCGGATGGGGGAATAATGCCGAGGACAGGTCAGAAGGGACGATCTACAAGAACGCCTATGGCACGTATCTGCACGGCTCACTTCTCCCTAAGAACCCTTGGTTCACTGACCATCTCCTCCTTACGGCCCTCCGCCATCGTTATGGCGATGCAGTTGAGCTCCGCCCACTGGATGATAGCCTCGAATATCAGGCTCATAAGGCTGTAATTCAACGCATCCGCCAACGAGGGCGGCTCAATACTGGAGCGATCTAGCCTGTTTCCGGAGAACACTAAAACAGAAGGATTAGACAATGAGGGAGCCATCTTCGATCTCCCCAGCCCCTACCAAGAGAAGCGAGGACATCGGTCTACATATGGCCCGATCTACAAGGGACCTGGCTGGAGCAGCCTTCATTATGATGATGGCCTTCGTTTTAAGCCGTCTGACCGGTCTGGTCCGGGATATGGTGATCGGACACCAGTTTGGCACCAGTGGTGAGTACGCCGCCTACCTCGCCGCTATGCGCATTCCAGACTTCGTCTTCCAGGTTATAGCCGGAGGGGCCGTCAGTTCAGCCTTCATCCCTGTGTTCACCGCCTACCTCACCAGAAGAGATGCTGAGGCATGCTGGCGTATGGTGAGCTCCCTCTTCAACCTGGCCCTTTTGGTACTAACGCCCATTATCATCGTACTGATGATTGCAGCTCCTCAGATCATCGCCTTGATCGCCCCCGGTTTCGACGTCCACTTGCACGACCTGGCCACCGGTATGACCCGCATCCTGCTGGTAATGCCCATCCTCTTCTCCCTGGGAGGATTCGCCACCAGCATCCTTAACTCCTACCAGCGTTTCCTCCTGGCCGCTTTAGCACCCACCACTTATAATCTGGGGATCATCCTGGGGGCCAGCCTGCTCGCACAGCCCCTTGGTATATACGGACTGGCCACCGGAGCCGCCCTGGGGTCATGTCTTTACCTGCTCATCCAAATTCCCGGGTTGATTCAGGTTGGGCTTGTCTATCGCCCCATCCTGGACATCGACCACCCGGGCGTAAGAGAAGTGACCAGACTGATGCTCCCACGTATGCTCGGTCTGGCTGTGGGCCAGGTGAATTTCGTCGTTAATCTCATCCTGGCCTCAGGCATGGCCGAGCGCTATGCTGCCCTGAATTACGCCTGGTTGTTGACGATGCTTCCCTTGGGCATCTTCGCTATGGCTATCTCCACCGCCGTCTTTCCGACCCTGGCTGATCAGACAGCCAGGGAACAGATGGGGGAGATGAAGCGAACACTCTCCACATCCCTGCGATTGATACTTTATCTGACCCTGCCGGCCAGCATTGGCCTGATCGTGTTGCGAGTGCCAATTATCAGGCTATTATTCGAGCGAGGAGAATTCACTTCTGTCTCGACCGAAGCCACTGCTTTTGCTCTCCAGTTCTATGCTGTAGGCCTCTCCGCCCAGGCCGCTGTAGAGATCGTCACCCGCGCCTTCTACGTTCTCCATGACACACGCACCCCCGTGCTGATTGGCACGGGGGCCATGCTGATCAACGCCGTGTTGAGCATAATTCTGGTTCATTACCTAGCCCAGGGCGGGCTCGCCCTGGCTGCCTCCCTCGCTAGCATCGGAGAGGTGATCGTCCTGTTCACTATGGCCCAACGACGTCTCCAGGGAATAGATGAGCAGCGAATCTTCCATTCGCTGCTCAAGACTCTAACCTCCGCGCTGCTAATGGGCGGTGCTGTCTGGTCGCTAACTACCTATTTGTCCGCCTACCTGAATTCCTCCCTCTTACTCGACCAGGTCGTCCTTGTCGGTATGGTCATCACCTTTGGGGCAATCGTTCATTTCTCCGTTTCATGGCTTCTCGGCTCAGAAGAGCCCAGGCAACTCTACCACTTACTGTTCGTTCGCCTGACTGCAAAAGATAAGACGTAGGGCATGAGGCAGTCGTCCTCACAGGAGTGGGTACACTACAGGTAAGTCTCACCTCTTCTGAGGTGGGGCCGCAAAGAAAGGCTCAACAAACGACGGCCATCGTGATGGATCAACGAACTCCCAGTGCCCCCAAGCCCTTGGCCAGCCTGTACATCTCCATATCCACCTTCCGGTTCGCTCCGATGGCCTCGACCAGAGGAACCGTACTCACCTTGTTGCCCACCAGCCCGACCATAACATTAAACCTGCCCTCAGCTACCAAATCAACGGCGGCTGTACTTAAACGAACAGAGAGGATAGCATCGAACACAGTCGGGGGCCCCCCTCTTTGAATGTAGCCCAGAACGTTGACCCGTGGGCGGACCCCTATCTGCTGTTCGATGAGATCAGCCAAGTGGTAAGCCACCCCACCCAGCTTGGCGTGGCCAAAGGCATCCACCTGCTTCAACTCCAGGCCAGCCGGCAAGCCCCCTATCGTGACACCTTCAGAGACGATGATGAGGCCGTGTTTCCGGCCTTGCTGCTCTTTCCGTTTGATCATAGCACAAAGCGCCTCAAGATCCGCTGGTTCCTCCGGAACCAATACCGCATCGGCGGCCGTAGCCAGAGCCGTGGCTACAGCAATCCAGCCGGCTTCCCGACCCATGACCTCCACAAGCATCCACGCTTCGTGGGCGATATTCGAAGAGACCATCCTTTGAATGGCATCCACGTCATTATTCACCGCCGTGTCAAAGCCGATCGAATAATCGGTACCATTGATGTCATTATCAACCGTTTGGGGTAGACCGACTGCACGCAAACCGTATTCGGCCAACCTATGGGCAACTGTCAGTGTATCGTCTCCCCCAAAAATGATAAGCGCATCAAGGCCAGCCACTCTGACATTATCCATCACCTTTTGAGGACCACCCTCGATGCGAAATGGATTCGTACGTGATGTTCCGAGGATCGTCCCTCCGGTATTGACGCTTCCTTCTACAGCATCCAACGTAAGAGGCACGATCTCTGGGGTGATCAATCCCCTCCAACCGTGACCAATGCCCACCACCGACCAACCGTGATCCTCGCACCGCCTAAGTATGGCCCGGATGCCGGCATTGATGGCGGAGGAATCGCCACCACCACAGAGTACTCCAATGCGTTTCACAAAATCTCTCCTCCCTCTAAATAGACTCTAAGTTGCTGACGCCAGCGTCTGAGTTCGCCATATTATTGCCGGCGCAGGCTTCCTTACAGTGGAATAGACTGTTATCCTCGCCATATTCTAGGGTCAGGCCAGTTCTACGGTCAAGGGTTTTCAGAAAAATCTAATCCTCTTGAGAGGGCATTTCCGCCTCATCAATGAGCATCACTGGTATTCCCTCTCGGATAGGATAGCGGCGCCCACATCCCTGGCACACCAGGCGCTCACCCTCTAAGACAACGCGTGTTTTGCAGGCTGGACAGACCAGTATATCCAGCAGCTCCTGACTGATCATCTTTCTCCTCCTCGTAGTATTATGATGTTCACCAACCCCTTGAAGGATTCGCAGTTCGTCAAGGCAAGCGGTACCCTTGTGGCTCTTGACCGAGGGACTTCCCCAAGCACTCCTCGTTCCCAGCACTGAGCCTTGACGCTGGTACGGAAATCAGCTATACTAACAATAGCGGGGTGTAGCGCAGTCGGCTAGCGCGCAGCGTTCGGGACGCTGAGGTCGGCAGTTCAAGTCTGCCCACCCCGACCAGTGTTCCAACACCTGCCTGGAGATGGACACCCAGTTATGGCCACGTCCTATAGCTATGATCTCTCCCTTCCGTTTATGCCAACCGTTTCGCAACTTCCCAGAGCTCGTCCTGCTCTTCGAGATTGAGATTGCCCAAGTCAAGTCCCCGCTCACGACACAACTTTTCCATATACTGGAAACGTTTGTAAAAACGGCGGTTAGCCTGCCGCAGAGATTCCTCAGCATCGATATCCATCCACCTGGCAACATTAACCAGAGCAAAGAGCAGATCGCCGAATTCGTCCGAGCGCTCCTCTGCCTCCTTGACCTTCCCCAGCTCCCAGAGTTCTTCAGCCACCTTTTCCAAGACGCCCTCTATTTCCCTCCAGTCGAACCCCACCCGAGCAGCCCGTCGTTGAATGATCTGGGCATAAGCGAGCGCCGGCATATGCTTGGGCACACTGGAGAGCGCCGAAAGGGCCACCCCCCTCTCCCCTCGCTTGATCTGCTCCCAGTTGTGTACAACCTCCA encodes the following:
- a CDS encoding Trm112 family protein, with the translated sequence MISQELLDILVCPACKTRVVLEGERLVCQGCGRRYPIREGIPVMLIDEAEMPSQED
- a CDS encoding ATP-dependent 6-phosphofructokinase, with protein sequence MKRIGVLCGGGDSSAINAGIRAILRRCEDHGWSVVGIGHGWRGLITPEIVPLTLDAVEGSVNTGGTILGTSRTNPFRIEGGPQKVMDNVRVAGLDALIIFGGDDTLTVAHRLAEYGLRAVGLPQTVDNDINGTDYSIGFDTAVNNDVDAIQRMVSSNIAHEAWMLVEVMGREAGWIAVATALATAADAVLVPEEPADLEALCAMIKRKEQQGRKHGLIIVSEGVTIGGLPAGLELKQVDAFGHAKLGGVAYHLADLIEQQIGVRPRVNVLGYIQRGGPPTVFDAILSVRLSTAAVDLVAEGRFNVMVGLVGNKVSTVPLVEAIGANRKVDMEMYRLAKGLGALGVR
- a CDS encoding glutamine amidotransferase, with the translated sequence MQLTIGHLYPDIMNIYADRGNIIALVRRAQWRGLAIELHNLCISDTLNGQSWDILFIGGGQDREQLMICDDLQKIKGPYIREAVEAGTVLLSICGGYQLMGKYFRTSSGLTLPGIELFDVWTVAGDKRRIGDVIVECTFSGEKRTLVGFENHSGKTYLGSGARPLGRILFGWGNNAEDRSEGTIYKNAYGTYLHGSLLPKNPWFTDHLLLTALRHRYGDAVELRPLDDSLEYQAHKAVIQRIRQRGRLNTGAI
- the murJ gene encoding murein biosynthesis integral membrane protein MurJ encodes the protein MREPSSISPAPTKRSEDIGLHMARSTRDLAGAAFIMMMAFVLSRLTGLVRDMVIGHQFGTSGEYAAYLAAMRIPDFVFQVIAGGAVSSAFIPVFTAYLTRRDAEACWRMVSSLFNLALLVLTPIIIVLMIAAPQIIALIAPGFDVHLHDLATGMTRILLVMPILFSLGGFATSILNSYQRFLLAALAPTTYNLGIILGASLLAQPLGIYGLATGAALGSCLYLLIQIPGLIQVGLVYRPILDIDHPGVREVTRLMLPRMLGLAVGQVNFVVNLILASGMAERYAALNYAWLLTMLPLGIFAMAISTAVFPTLADQTAREQMGEMKRTLSTSLRLILYLTLPASIGLIVLRVPIIRLLFERGEFTSVSTEATAFALQFYAVGLSAQAAVEIVTRAFYVLHDTRTPVLIGTGAMLINAVLSIILVHYLAQGGLALAASLASIGEVIVLFTMAQRRLQGIDEQRIFHSLLKTLTSALLMGGAVWSLTTYLSAYLNSSLLLDQVVLVGMVITFGAIVHFSVSWLLGSEEPRQLYHLLFVRLTAKDKT
- a CDS encoding Mur ligase family protein — translated: MVQIRLTAAVITVKLTAHLIRRLKVGGGTTLPGSIARRLDPQCLAKMVSRLRHGCIVVTGTNGKTTTARMTANILHQAGYRPVHNRAGANLISGVTSALLETAGLTGTPRADIGIFEVDEATLPTAIEEVQPKIVVITNLFRDQLDRYGEIDYLATIWKESLEQLPSDSAVILNADDPTLAWLGRELKAKVIYYGLEDERWGRSVLEHTADSKICLHCRTAFEYKLSYYSHMGKYHCPKCAWTRPRPHIQAVQIEMYGSDRTICQIRYPEGALTINVNVPGLYNVYNALAAFGCGLALSVPSTAIKAGIESFHAAFGRIERLVVDGRTIFLALVKNPVGFNQVLRTIFANNLTKKTLIIINDNIADGTDISWLWDVDFEMMTDKVALAIISGTRAEDMAVRLKYASVDPSRFVLEQDVGRALQEALQNLEVGETLYVLPTYTAMLEVREVLQQMGYVKHFWQD